The DNA segment CGCTCCCGTACCTCTCCTCCATTTCAAGGAATTGGGGCATTGTCGCCCTCAGGCTCAGTTTCTCGGGATCAGCCGTATACACCCCGCTTATCATGGGCTGAGCTACGCGCTCTAGCGCCTCTCTGCCCAGACGTCTCCTTACAAAAGAAGCGAGGCTCTCGTCGCTTTGCTGCCTCCTTGCTATAAATAGGTCCATCAGCATACGCGCTTTACCCTTCCAGGAAAAAAGGGGTGTCGTCAGGAAAGGATAGATGCGGGTCGGTGCGAGCATGATGAACCCTTCGGGCAGAGGCGCTAATTTCCCGTCGAGAAGAACGAAGGTGCGTCTCTTCTCGTCGTTCGTTTCGATAATCTCTCCCGCCAGACCGAGCCGGTTGGACAAGTTGAGAGCCCACGGTTTTGTAGTGATGAACGAATCGGGTCCCTCTTCAATCAAAAAGCCGTCTCTCTCAATAGTCGATATAACGCCTCCGAGAACACCGGTCTTTTCAAGCAGCGCTACATCTAGGTCTAAATTTTTCTCGTTGCTTAATTCCGTAAGCCGGTGGGCGGCGCTCAGTCCGGTTATGCCTCCGCCTATGACAACGATACGTTTTTTCATAAGAGTATTTAACCATGATCGCTGTTGGATTTACAGTATGAGCGGTGATTACTCCGAAAGTTAAATCTTCCCTCACGATTCTTCCTTCTGCTTTAGCTTGTACAGGAGCGAGCGTCTGCTGATACCGAGGGTTTTAGCGGCCCTCGTGCGGTTGCCGCCGGTCTCGGAAAGCGCTCTGTCTATAAAGGCGTTTTCGACCATTTGCTTTGCCTCGTCGAATGAGAAATTATTCAGCAATCCCTGAAGCTCTGTGCTGTTTGGGGGTCTGCTTCCGGCCGGTTCGACCTTTTGTATTATATCCGAATCCGAGAGTATCATAGCCCTTTCAATTATGTTCTCCAGTTCCCTCACGTTTCCCGGCCACTCGTAACGGGTGAGCTCCGCCATGGCCTCGGGTGATACATGCCTGATACGGGGATTTATCTGGCGCCTGTATTTGTCTATGAAATGTCCTACCAGAAGTGGAATGTCCTCTTTCCTCTCCCTCAAAGGCGGTATAAAGATTGGAAATACGTTTAGCCTGTAGAAGAGGTCGTCTCTGAATCTTCCGCTTGTGACGTCCTGCCTCAGATCGCGTGAAGTTGCGGTTATAACCCTCACGTCTATATTTATTAATTTGTTATCTCCGAGCCTTCTGATTTCCTCTTCCTGAAGCACTCTCAAGAGCTTCGGCTGGAGGACCTGTGGGAACTCGCCTATCTCATCGAGGAACAACGTCCCCCCGTGCGCTTCCTCGATTAAACCCCTCTTCGAGCTGTTCGCCCCTGTAAAGGCCCCTTTGGCGTACCCGAAAAGCTCGCTTTCCATAAGGGGTTCCGGTATGGCCGCGCAATTTACGGCGACAAAATTAGCATCCTTTCTGTCGCTTTGGTTATGAATCGCCTTTGCGACCAGCTCCTTCCCGGTCCCGCTTTCGCCTGTAATCAAAACCGTTGTTTTGAAACGGGACGCCTTGCTCGAAAGCTCGATCACTTCGTCAATTGCCCTGCTTGAGTGTACGATGTCCGTGAAAGTATTTTCTGTTCCGAGCTCTTTTCTCAGATAGCTGTTTGCCGCCCTCAGCCGGTGTCTCTCCCGGGCCATGTGCATCCTCAGAATCAGTTCTTCGGAGTTAATCGGTTTGTTTATATAATCCGCGGCTCCCCTCTTTATGGCCTCGATGGAGCTTTCTATTGATCCGTAAGCCGAGATCATAATGACGATTGAGTCGATATCCCGGCACTCCGGCTGTTGCAGGAATTCTATTCCGCTCATTCCGGGAAGTTTTATATCGCAGATTATAAAGTCGTACAGTTTTCCCGAAGCGATAAGGTCGATGGCCGCCCTCGCGTCCTCTGCGCTGTCAACTCCATACCCCTCCATCTGAAGTATGAGCGTAAGCGATTCCCTTATTCCTCTCTCGTCGTCAATTACCAAAATTTTCTGCATTTTTATAATCCTTTGCCCTGGGAAAAATAATTTTAAAGGCGGAACCTTGCCCTTCTTTACTGTCTACACTGATTTTGCCGCCGTATGTCTCGACTATTCTCGCTGAAACCGACAGACCGAGACCCGTCCCGTGTCCCGGCTCCTTGGTTGTAAAAAACGGATCGAATATTTTGCTCCTGATCTCCTCCGCTATTCCCGCTCCGTTGTCCGTTATATTGATAAGCACAGTCGAGTCCGGGCGGCTTTGTGTGGAAATCGTTATTTCTCCCGAATCGGCTATAGCGTCCCTGGAGTTCAGAATTAGATTTATTATCACCTGAGACAGCTGATTGGGGTCGGCTTCGATGAGAGGGATATCCTCTTCAAGCTGAAACCTGACTGAAATCCTTTTCAAAACTCCCTGGCTGTTCAATATATCGACTGTGTCCCTTATTACCTGGTTTACGCTTAGCGTTTGAGGCGCCAGTTTCTTGGGACGCGAGTAGTCGAGCAGTGTTCTTATGATCCTGTCCACCCTGTCCACTTCCCTCTTGATCTCGTTCAGAAAATCGGTTTTTTTGTCCTCGTCTGTTCGTGACGACCTTTTCATCACGTCCACATATCCGTTTATGGCCGACAGGGGGTTTCCGATTTCATGCGCAACGCCGGCGGACAGCTGTCCCAGCGAAGCGAGTTTTTCCGCTTCGATAAGCTCTCTCTGGGTTGATCTCAGCTCCGCGTTCGCTTCTTCAAGCTCCTTGATCTTATTCCTGAGCTCTTTTTTCCCGCTCTCTATTTCGTCGTACATATTCCTGAGCGCGGAATGGAGCTGATTTATTTCCCTCACTCTGCCGACGTCGGCGCTCTCGGGGAACTTTCCGGCCCCGATCGACTCGGCGGTTCTGATGAGTTCATGAACCGGCCTGATAATCCTTCTCGAAAGTATGTAAAAACCGAAGAGCGCTATAATAATCAGGAACAGTATTATCCACAGAGCAATGAGCCTCTGCCCCAGAACTATACTCTCCCCGAGTGAGGAAAGAGGCTGGTATATGAGCAGGGCGCCGTCCTTTTTTCCGGATACTCGGATGGGTGCCGCGATTTTAATTCCCCGGTAACTGGAGAATGGAGGTATGTTAACGCCCTCTATATCGAAAACCGCGTGACCCGCTCTCCCGGCCTCAAGAATAAGCGGGTCGCTCCTGCTCTCTTTACCGGCGGCTTCTGATGTGCTGAAGGATAATCTCTCATCTCCGATTGCAACGGCGCCCCAGGCTCCGGGATCCAGCACCTTTTTCAGAAATCCTATTCCTCCGTCTATGTCATTTTTCTCGAGGTAGGAATTCTCTAGCGCCGTGACAATTGACTTGACGCTGTCTATCTTTCCCTGAAGCGCGAATCTTTCAGTCACTTTAAATGCGATTATGCCGATAAGAAACATGGCGACCGCCGTAATAAAAAGAATATTTACAAGTACTTCTGCTCTTAAGCCTGTCTGTCGCATTTTACCCGTATGATACTGCCGGATGTAGAATTAGGGGACGAAAGCGAGTCCGTCTCCTATGTAATTGTAGGTCTTTTTTTTGAGGAGTGGTAACTAAATCCTCAGACTGAAGCCGCCCGTGAAGACAAAAATTACGGCGGCCAGGGACAAAAAGGGGCCGAAGGGCAGGGCGTATCTCAGGTCCCCTTTCTTAAAGGCTATAACGGTCAGTCCGGAAACGGTCCCTATAATCGAGCTCACCAGCATTACGAATATTACGCCTTCCACGCCTAAAAATGCGCCGATCATCGCAAGAAGCTTAACATCGCCCATTCCCATTCCTTCCCTTTTTCTCAGAGCGAGATAGAGGAGGGCTATAATGTAGAGGAGGCCCCCTCCCAGAATTACACCGAATACCGAGTCCAGAAACGGCACTTCGTTCAGTATTCCGAAGAAGTCTCCGAGGTTAAACTCGATAATTTCCATGAGCTGCCGGCTCCTCCGCCAGTCCGTTATGAGACCGTTAAAAATGAGGCCAGCTATGATCCCCGGAATGGTGATAACGTTCGGTATAATCATGTGTTTAAGGTCTATGAAGGCGATCACGATAAGTGCGAATATGAAAATCAGATAGAAGAGGGTTTCGATGGAGATTCCGAATTTCCATAATACGGCAGGAAAAAGCAGTCCCGAGAGAATCTCTACGATCGGATACCGGATGGATATGCGGGATTCGCAGCAGGAGCATTTCCCGCCTAGAAATAAATAGCTCAGTATGGGAATGTTATGATAAAATTTGATCCTTTCACCGCAGGATGTGCAGTGAGACGGGGGGTACGCTATGGATTCCTCGCGCGGCAGTCTGTAAATGCAGACATTGAGAAAACTTCCTGTTACCGCACCCAGTATAAACGAAAAGATGTAGAGGACAGTTTGGTTCACAGGGAATTAGCTATTCCGCGCGCTCGTTTTTAAGTTCTACGTTCGCTATGATTTTGCTTTTTATTTCTTTAAGCGCCTCGGAAAAGTGCCGTTCGGTTATCTTTAATTTTTTCTTCCTGTTGCTCAGGTGTTCCCTTATCGCTATTATAGAGGCCCTCTGACAGAGGAGTTCTATGTCGGCTCCCGAAAGCCCGTCTGTTTCGGAGGCGACCCCCCTCAGCCTTGCGTCTCTTCCCATCGGTTTTCCGCGCGTATGAATCTTGAGTATCTCGTGGCGTTCTTCCTCGTCCGGATAGGGAATGTTGAGTATAAGGTCGAACCTGCCCGAGCGCAGAAGCGCATGGTCAACTATGTCTATCCTGTTCGTAGCCGCCAGCACGAGCACCTCCCTCAGGTCCTCCACTCCGTCCATCTCCGTCAGCAGCTGGCTTACTACCCTCTCCGAAACACGGGTCCCGTCGGTCTCTCTGCGGTGAGGGGCAAGGGCGTCTATTTCATCGAAGAATACTATGCAGGGGGCGACCTGTTTCGCTTTCTTGAACACCTCCCTGACCGCGTGCTCGGATTCACCGACATATTTTGAAAGCAGTTCGGCTCCCTTGACGGAGATAAAGTTCGCTCCGCTCTGGTTTGCGAGCGCCTTGGCCAGAAGTGTTTTCCCCGTGCCCGGCGGGCCGCAAAGAAGTATCCCCGTAGGCGCCTTCGTATCCGTTATCTCAAAAAGGTCCTTGTGAATAAACGGCCATATTACGGCCTCAATGAGCTTGTCCTTTATTTCCTTCAGCCCCCCGATATCATCCCAGGTAACCTTGGAGATCTCGACGAATATCTCCCTTATGGCCGAGGGCTCGACTTCCTTGAGCGCTTCCATGAAGTCGTTCATCTCCACCTTGATCGGTGCGAGGTTCCCGTTGTTTTCAAATATCTCCTCTTCTTCGTCCTCGTAATCGGGAAGGGATTTTCGGAGTGATTTCATGGCGGCTTCACGGCAGAGGTTCTCTATGTCCGCCCCCACGAACCCGTGGGTCAAATCCGCGAGCCGTTCGAGGTCGATGTCCTCTGAAAGAGGCATCCCCCTGCTATGGACCTCGAGTATCTGTAAACGTCCGTTACGGTCGGGCACGTCCAGGCTTACTTCCCTGTCGAACCTCCCCGGCCTTCTGAGCGCGGGGTCGAGCGCGGAGGGGAGATTTGTGGCTCCTATTACGACTATGTTCCCCCTGTGCCTCAGGCCGTCCATTAGCGAGAGCAGCTGGGCTACTATCCTCTTTTCGACATCGCCCGAGACCTTCTCCCGTTTTGGCGCGATAGCGTCGAGCTCATCGAGGAAAATTATAGAAGGCTGGTTTCTGGTCGCAATCTCAAAAATGTCCCTTAGCCTGGCTTCGCTTTCACCGTAAAATTTGTGCATTATCTCGGGGCCGTTTATCACCTGAAAATTCGCATTCGTTTCATGAGCTACGGCTTTAGCCAGAAGGGTTTTACCGCTGCCTGGCGGTCCCACGAGGAGTATACCTCTCGGAGGGTTAATTCCGAGCTTGTCGAACAGCTGAGGGTATCTGAGCGGCAATTCAACAATTTCCTTTACCTTGTTTATCTGGTCCCTCAAGCCGCCTATATCGTCGTAGCTTACCCTCGAGCTGTCGAACTTTCCCTTGGGCCTCTTTCTTATATCGAGCTTTGTTGAAGCCCGGATAATAACCGAGTTTGAGGGGATTACTCCAATGACATTGAAATCTTCGAGCCTCGAGCCCGGGAGCTTGATCCTGATTTTATCGCCTATTGTTATGGGAAATCCGTCCAGCCTGTCAAGCAGGTATTTATTTTCGTTTCCGTTGTAAAGAACGTCGTTGTTCCTGGGCGCCAGCACCACCTTCGTGGCTGATTTGTTGTCTATCTTTTTAACGAATATATGCTCGTCTATATCAACCCGGGCGTTTTCTCTTGTAATTCCGTCCATCTGTATTATGGACTTCTCGGAGAGTGATTTCTCAAGCGGCATAACCCGCACGACCGTTTTTCTCTTTCCGCCTACTTGCACCAAATCCCAGGAACCCACGCCTATCTCGCGCATGTCTTCCGGATTAAGCCTAGCAAAGCCTTTGCCCGAGTCCTTTTTTGCCAGTTCGCATATCTTAAGAGCTATCATATCAGTCCCTAGAAGAGGATACCGCTCACATATTTTTGGGTCAAGGATATTTTAAGTTCGCCGATTTGCGATTGAATAAACCTTTCTTCTTTATTATAATTTTTCAAATCCTTATTTTACAACGCTCTCGTGAAACTTAGATCCCTGACACTTATGAACTACAGGTCGTATACGGCCCAGAACTTTATCTTTCATGACAGAATGAATCTCGTTTACGGTGATAACGCTCAGGGCAAGACCAACCTGCTCGAAGCGATTCACTTTCTTTTGATGTTCAAGCCCTTCAAACAGGTGAGACACGAGGAAATAATCAACTTCGGCGCGGAGCTCTGCAGGATCAAGGGTGAAATCGAATCCGGCTCCGGTCTTGACGAGGTCCATATACTGCTGAGCGGCGAGCGGAAAACGGTAAAGCTGAACGGAAAAATCATTTACAGGACTTCCAGGATACTGGGCAGATACAATGTGGTTTCGTTCCTTCCGTCCGACCTCGAGCTCATAAAAGGAGGGCCGCAGGGGAGAAGAAGATACCTCGACGGCCTCGTCTGCACGCTCGAGCCCGTACACTTGAAGGACCTAAAGCTGTATCACAGATTACTTATGCAAAGAAATGCTATACTGGCGAAGACTTCCGGCCTCACTCCGCAGAAGCTCGAGATATGGGACGAGAAGCTGGCCGAGACGGGCGCGCGGGTTGTATCGAGGAGAATTAATTACATAAAGAAAATCGCCCCTCATTTGAAACGCATATATGCGTCTACTTCCGGTCAGGAATCGGATGTAGGTTTCCACTATGCGGGTTCTTTCGGCGCAGAGAGCGATCCGGAGCGGGAGTTCAGGGAGCAGCTCAGGTCGAGATTTGAAAGGGACAGAAAGCGCGGCCATACAACGGCAGGGCCTCACAGGGATATCCTTGGTTTCAGCATCGGCGGCAGGGACGCGTCTCTCTACGCGTCCCAGGGCGAGGCTAAAAATCTGGCCCTTGCGCTAAAGGCGTCCGAGATCGAGCTCACCAGGGATTCCCTGGGAAAGACACCGATTTTGCTTCTGGACGACGTGACCAGCGAGCTTGACGAAGGGCGGAGAAAGTTCCTGTTCAGGCTCCTTCAGGATTTCACCGGTCAGATTTTCATCACCGGCACAAGCCTGAATGAAATTCTTGGCGGTGGCGAGGCGCGGGTATTCCATATTGAAGGGGGAAAAGCCCGCCACAAACAAATTACCGGATAGATATGTTATTGTATTAATACCGGATTCAAATGGAGCAATACGGCTTGCATCCTGGTTTATATTATAAATAAAAATTTTTCGTAAGACCTACAGGGGAGGAACCGGGCTTGAGCGAAAAGGCGTTTCAGGATTATTGGGAGAAAAACAAATGCTGGGGGTGCGGAAGCTCAAACGAGCACGGACTTCATCTGAAGAGCTACTGGTCCGGGGACGAGTCGGTTTCCGGTTTTATACCGTCACGGCATCATAAGGCCGGTCCCGATCACTATCTGAACGGCGGAATAATAGCCACTGTTATAGATTGTCACTCCATATGCACGGCAATTGCAGACGCCTACCGGGAGGAGAAGAGAGAATTGAACAGCGAGCCGTTTATATGGTACGTCACGGCATCCATGAAAATCGACTATCACAAGCCGGCCCCGATAAACGAGGCTGTTACTCTGAAGGGCAAAATAGTAAACAGGGAGGGCAGGAAGACAGTCGTAGCCTGCGATCTCTATTCCGGAGAGCTCCTGTGCGCCCGGGCGGAGGTACTGGCGGTCCGGGTCTCGCCTGAGAAATGGTTCGATTGAGGGTTAAATCGGTTTTACCGGCCGCATTAAATTGATTCTGGTATTATTCTTTTGTTTTCAGAGGAGTTATATGAAAGATTCGTGCATTGTTTTGTTTTTTATTATCGCGTTCTCGGTTTTAATCTCTCCGCGGCTTTATGCCGGGGATATTCCTTCGCCGGTTGAAGCGAAGTTAATTTCCGATGCTTCCGCTATTAAGCCCGGTTCGTCATTTAGAATGGGTGTTTTACTCGACATCGATCCCCGATGGCACGTGTACTGGAAAAATTCAGGGGATTCGGGGCTGCCCACCAGGGTTAAATTCTCGCTACCGGAGGGGTTTCAGGCAGGCGAGTTAATGTGGCCGCTTCCGACCGTTTTCAGGGCGGAGGGCGGTATTGTCGACTACGGATACGAGGACTCCCTTCTCCTGTTCGCTTATGTAAGCGCCCCCCTTGAGATTTCACCTGACTCGGAGGTGAAACTGGCGGGTGAGGTGTCGTGGGTGAGCTGCAGGGAGATATGCATACCCGGCAGGGCCGAGCTTGAGCTTCTGCTACCCGTGTCACAGGATGTAAAAGAGGTGAATTCTGAATTGTTTAAAGAGTGGAAGGCAAAGTTACCCATCAATGAATTTGACGAAGATATACCTTTTAATATTGAGGTAAACACAGCTAAAAAGGAAAATAATTTAACCGCGGTGAATATTTTGCTGGATGCCGATACCGCGGTGACTGATATTGAGCTCTATCCCGTTCCGGGAAATACGCTCGTTGTCGACAATATCAAGATAACTCCACAGGCGCTTGATGAAAAAACCACGATAACCTTCGACGTTAAACAGTTGCCGGGGCGCGAGTCGTCTCAGACGGAGCTGGATACGCTCATAGTATTTACGGACGGCAGCGGTAAAAGATCGGGGGTGTCGCTCCCGGTGCTGCTGGAAAACACGAACTAGTAATTAAAGGAGGATGACACCTTGAGCTACCTGAACGACTTGGGGCTATTCGTACTGCGCGTCTCGATAAGCGCGACTATGATACTGGCGCACGGCCTGTCGAAGCTCCTGAACCCTGCCCCGTTTATCGAAGGACTTGCGGTAAAGGGTTATCCTGTTCCCGCTGTGCTTGGATACGCGGCAATATCGGCGGAGACTCTCTTTCCTCTGCTCATAATACTGGGCTTATTCACCCGTGTGTCCGCTCTTATTGCGGCCGGAAATATGCTCGTAGCCGGTCTCGTTCACCATGTGGTGCTGGGCGGCGATCCTTTCAACGTATGGGAAAGAGCCCTTCTGTATATGATTGTCTTCCTTACTATCCTGATCACGGGTCCGGGCGGCTGGTCGGTCGGAAGATTATTCGGCGGCAGGCCGTAATCGATAGATGCCCCCGTTCATTCTTGCTGTATCCTTAACGCTGTTTTAGTAATATTTTGATACCCTGTCCCACGGAGTATGCTCCAATGCCTAAAAAACAGATCATAATTGCCGGAGGCGGTTTTGCGGGTGTAAAATGCGCCGGGACGCTTCGCAGGAAGCTTAAACCTGAAGAGGCCGATGTAATTTTGTTTAACAGCGAGAATTATATGGTTTTTCAACCCCTGCTGGCAGAAGTAGTGGGGTCTTCGATCAGTCCGGAGCCTGTCGCCGTGCCGCTCAGGCAAATGCTGCCCGGCGTTTACTGCCGCACGGAGGATATAAGCGGCATCAACATGGATGACAACTATGTGGAATTTACCGGGGACCGGGGCCGTAAGGGCATGATGCACTACGACCACCTGGTAATCGCCTGCGGCTCGGATGTCAATCTGGGGCTGATACCCGGAATGGCCGATCATGCGTTTCCGCTCAAAACGGTCGGCGACGCCATTACGCTGCGCTACCATGTGCTGCAGCAGTTGGAAAACGCGGAAATAGCCGACAACGCGGACCTCAGACGCTGGTATCTCTCTTTTGTCGTTGTGGGAGGAGGGTTCAGCGGCGTAGAGGTGGCGGGCGAGATAAACGACCTTGTTCGGGATACGTATAAGTACTACAGAAATATTCCGAAGGAAGAAATCAGGGTTACGCTCATTCATTCACGCGACCAGATTTTGCCGGAGGTTACCCCGAAGCTCCGCGATTTCGCGAGAATAAAAATGGAGCAGGCGGGGATTAATGTGACGCTCAACCGGCGGGTGTCGTTTGTCAATCCTG comes from the Deltaproteobacteria bacterium genome and includes:
- a CDS encoding sigma-54 dependent transcriptional regulator, which produces MQKILVIDDERGIRESLTLILQMEGYGVDSAEDARAAIDLIASGKLYDFIICDIKLPGMSGIEFLQQPECRDIDSIVIMISAYGSIESSIEAIKRGAADYINKPINSEELILRMHMARERHRLRAANSYLRKELGTENTFTDIVHSSRAIDEVIELSSKASRFKTTVLITGESGTGKELVAKAIHNQSDRKDANFVAVNCAAIPEPLMESELFGYAKGAFTGANSSKRGLIEEAHGGTLFLDEIGEFPQVLQPKLLRVLQEEEIRRLGDNKLINIDVRVITATSRDLRQDVTSGRFRDDLFYRLNVFPIFIPPLRERKEDIPLLVGHFIDKYRRQINPRIRHVSPEAMAELTRYEWPGNVRELENIIERAMILSDSDIIQKVEPAGSRPPNSTELQGLLNNFSFDEAKQMVENAFIDRALSETGGNRTRAAKTLGISRRSLLYKLKQKEES
- a CDS encoding ATP-binding protein, which translates into the protein MRQTGLRAEVLVNILFITAVAMFLIGIIAFKVTERFALQGKIDSVKSIVTALENSYLEKNDIDGGIGFLKKVLDPGAWGAVAIGDERLSFSTSEAAGKESRSDPLILEAGRAGHAVFDIEGVNIPPFSSYRGIKIAAPIRVSGKKDGALLIYQPLSSLGESIVLGQRLIALWIILFLIIIALFGFYILSRRIIRPVHELIRTAESIGAGKFPESADVGRVREINQLHSALRNMYDEIESGKKELRNKIKELEEANAELRSTQRELIEAEKLASLGQLSAGVAHEIGNPLSAINGYVDVMKRSSRTDEDKKTDFLNEIKREVDRVDRIIRTLLDYSRPKKLAPQTLSVNQVIRDTVDILNSQGVLKRISVRFQLEEDIPLIEADPNQLSQVIINLILNSRDAIADSGEITISTQSRPDSTVLINITDNGAGIAEEIRSKIFDPFFTTKEPGHGTGLGLSVSARIVETYGGKISVDSKEGQGSAFKIIFPRAKDYKNAENFGN
- a CDS encoding prepilin peptidase; the encoded protein is MNQTVLYIFSFILGAVTGSFLNVCIYRLPREESIAYPPSHCTSCGERIKFYHNIPILSYLFLGGKCSCCESRISIRYPIVEILSGLLFPAVLWKFGISIETLFYLIFIFALIVIAFIDLKHMIIPNVITIPGIIAGLIFNGLITDWRRSRQLMEIIEFNLGDFFGILNEVPFLDSVFGVILGGGLLYIIALLYLALRKREGMGMGDVKLLAMIGAFLGVEGVIFVMLVSSIIGTVSGLTVIAFKKGDLRYALPFGPFLSLAAVIFVFTGGFSLRI
- a CDS encoding CDC48 family AAA ATPase — encoded protein: MIALKICELAKKDSGKGFARLNPEDMREIGVGSWDLVQVGGKRKTVVRVMPLEKSLSEKSIIQMDGITRENARVDIDEHIFVKKIDNKSATKVVLAPRNNDVLYNGNENKYLLDRLDGFPITIGDKIRIKLPGSRLEDFNVIGVIPSNSVIIRASTKLDIRKRPKGKFDSSRVSYDDIGGLRDQINKVKEIVELPLRYPQLFDKLGINPPRGILLVGPPGSGKTLLAKAVAHETNANFQVINGPEIMHKFYGESEARLRDIFEIATRNQPSIIFLDELDAIAPKREKVSGDVEKRIVAQLLSLMDGLRHRGNIVVIGATNLPSALDPALRRPGRFDREVSLDVPDRNGRLQILEVHSRGMPLSEDIDLERLADLTHGFVGADIENLCREAAMKSLRKSLPDYEDEEEEIFENNGNLAPIKVEMNDFMEALKEVEPSAIREIFVEISKVTWDDIGGLKEIKDKLIEAVIWPFIHKDLFEITDTKAPTGILLCGPPGTGKTLLAKALANQSGANFISVKGAELLSKYVGESEHAVREVFKKAKQVAPCIVFFDEIDALAPHRRETDGTRVSERVVSQLLTEMDGVEDLREVLVLAATNRIDIVDHALLRSGRFDLILNIPYPDEEERHEILKIHTRGKPMGRDARLRGVASETDGLSGADIELLCQRASIIAIREHLSNRKKKLKITERHFSEALKEIKSKIIANVELKNERAE
- the recF gene encoding DNA replication/repair protein RecF — protein: MKLRSLTLMNYRSYTAQNFIFHDRMNLVYGDNAQGKTNLLEAIHFLLMFKPFKQVRHEEIINFGAELCRIKGEIESGSGLDEVHILLSGERKTVKLNGKIIYRTSRILGRYNVVSFLPSDLELIKGGPQGRRRYLDGLVCTLEPVHLKDLKLYHRLLMQRNAILAKTSGLTPQKLEIWDEKLAETGARVVSRRINYIKKIAPHLKRIYASTSGQESDVGFHYAGSFGAESDPEREFREQLRSRFERDRKRGHTTAGPHRDILGFSIGGRDASLYASQGEAKNLALALKASEIELTRDSLGKTPILLLDDVTSELDEGRRKFLFRLLQDFTGQIFITGTSLNEILGGGEARVFHIEGGKARHKQITG
- a CDS encoding PaaI family thioesterase yields the protein MSEKAFQDYWEKNKCWGCGSSNEHGLHLKSYWSGDESVSGFIPSRHHKAGPDHYLNGGIIATVIDCHSICTAIADAYREEKRELNSEPFIWYVTASMKIDYHKPAPINEAVTLKGKIVNREGRKTVVACDLYSGELLCARAEVLAVRVSPEKWFD
- a CDS encoding protein-disulfide reductase DsbD family protein, with amino-acid sequence MKDSCIVLFFIIAFSVLISPRLYAGDIPSPVEAKLISDASAIKPGSSFRMGVLLDIDPRWHVYWKNSGDSGLPTRVKFSLPEGFQAGELMWPLPTVFRAEGGIVDYGYEDSLLLFAYVSAPLEISPDSEVKLAGEVSWVSCREICIPGRAELELLLPVSQDVKEVNSELFKEWKAKLPINEFDEDIPFNIEVNTAKKENNLTAVNILLDADTAVTDIELYPVPGNTLVVDNIKITPQALDEKTTITFDVKQLPGRESSQTELDTLIVFTDGSGKRSGVSLPVLLENTN
- a CDS encoding DoxX family protein, whose amino-acid sequence is MSYLNDLGLFVLRVSISATMILAHGLSKLLNPAPFIEGLAVKGYPVPAVLGYAAISAETLFPLLIILGLFTRVSALIAAGNMLVAGLVHHVVLGGDPFNVWERALLYMIVFLTILITGPGGWSVGRLFGGRP